GTGACGGACTACACCATTCCGGGAACGGAGGTGACCCACCGGGTCGTCCGCATCCGGAAGGAGCGTCCCACGCCGGCGGGCTTCCCCCGTGCCTTCGCCCGCATCAAGAAAGCACCCCTGCGATAAAGCCGGGACATAAATGTCCAGAAGTCTTGGATTTGAGAAAATTTTTCTGAAAATTTTCATTTTTTCCTTTTCAAATGACGCAAGGAGGTATAAAATTGGGTAAAATCATAGCAGTCGTCTCCGGCAAGGGCGGCACAGGCAAGACCTCCTTTACAGCCAATGTGGGGCTGGCGCTGGCGGCGCTGGGGTGCAGCACCCTGTGTCTGGACTGCGACATCACCCTGCGGAATCTGGATCTGGCACTGGGGCTCAGCGACCGGGCTCTGATGGACTTCACCGACGTCATCGCCGGGCGATGTACGCTGGAGGATGCCGTGGTGCAGCACCCCAAGTATCCCAAGCTGCACCTGCTGACAGCCCCCCTGTCGGCCCGGCCCATGCCCATTGCACCGGAGCAGATGAAAGCGCTGCTGGACCGCATCCGGCAGACCTACGACTACTGCCTGATCGACGCCCCGGCGGGGCTGGGGATGGGTTTCCATCTGGCCAGCGACTACGCCGACCGGGCGGTGGTGGTCACCAACACCGACGCCTCCTCCCTGCGGGACGCCCAGCGCACCGTCATGGAGCTGGATCGTCTGGGACGGGGCAACCTTCATCTGGTGGTGGGCCGGGTGGAGAAGAAGCTGCTGCGAAGCCTTCACACCACCATCGACGACGCCATGGACGCAGCGGGTCTGCCGCTGCTGGGCGTGGTACCGGAGGACCGGAACGTCCCCTATGCCCTAAACACCGGCATCCCCTTGCGGGAGTGCAGCAACTACGCCGCAAGGGCTTACGAGAATATTGCACGGCGCATCATGGGGCAGCGTATCCCCCTGATGCGTATCTGAATCCATAGAAGAGAGGAGCGAATAACATGAATATCGCCTTGATCGCCCATGATAACAAAAAGGAGCTGATGGCTCAGTTCTGCACCGCCTACTGCGGGATTCTGGCCCAGCATACCCTGTGCGCCACCGCCACCACCGGCCAGATCATCTCCGACGCCACGGGGCTGACCATCCACCGGTTCCTGTCCTTCTCCCACGGCGGCGGCCAGCAGATCGCTGCCCGCATCGCCTACAACGAGATCGATCTGGTGCTGTGCTTCGACGATCCCCGCAACAAGGCCCCCAACGAGGACATCGCCAACATCTATCGCCTGTGCGACCAGAACAACATCCCCTATGCCAGCAATCTGGCCTCTGCGGAGATGCTGGTGCTGGGTCTGGCCCGTGGCGATCTGGACTGGCGCAACATCGTCAATCCCAAAACCAAGCCCTTTACCGCTTGACATTTCCCTGCATATCCCCTACAATAGACTGCGTTCAAACCGCTATGACGGAGCATGAGTAGCCTGTCCCTGCCGGTGAAGAGAGGTGCGCCACGGCTGCAAGCGCACTGCGGCACACAGCGTGAAGGACGGCTTCACCAGCGGAGATGGAGACATCTGCGGCCGACTCCCCGCAACAGGAGTCTGAAAGGGCCTTACGGCCGAAATTGGGTGGCACCACGAAGCAATGCGCTCTCGTCCCAATCACGGGACGGGAGCGTTTTTTCGCATCTCCCCTCCCCTGCCGTCGGTGCGGCACGCTTTTCACAAATTCCCACATTTTTCCACAAAGGAGCATGACTATGGCAAAGATCACCCCCCGGACGCTGTCCGGCTTTATGGAGCTGCTGCCCGCCCCGCAGCAGCAGCTGGAGCGGATGATGGACATCCTCCGCAAGACCTACGCTCTCTACGGCTTCACGCCGCTGGATACCCCCGTCATCGAGGCCAGCGAGGTGCTGCTGGCCAAGGGCGGCGGCGAGACGGAGAAGCAAATTTACCGCTTCCAGAAGGGCGACGCCGATCTGGCCCTGCGGTTTGACCTGACGGTGCCGCTGGCCAAGTATGTGGCCCTCCACGGCGGCGACCTGTCCTTCCCCTTCCGCCGGTATCAGATCGGTAAGGTGTACCGGGGGGAGCGGGCCCAGCGGGGCCGGTTCCGGGAGTTCTATCAGGCGGACATCGACATCATCGGAGACGGCAAGCTGGATATCGCCAATGAGGCGGAGATCCCTTCCATCATCTACCAGACCTTCACCCGGCTGGGGCTGAAGCGGTTCCAGATCCGGGTCAACAACCGGAAGATCCTC
The genomic region above belongs to Vescimonas coprocola and contains:
- the minD gene encoding septum site-determining protein MinD, which codes for MGKIIAVVSGKGGTGKTSFTANVGLALAALGCSTLCLDCDITLRNLDLALGLSDRALMDFTDVIAGRCTLEDAVVQHPKYPKLHLLTAPLSARPMPIAPEQMKALLDRIRQTYDYCLIDAPAGLGMGFHLASDYADRAVVVTNTDASSLRDAQRTVMELDRLGRGNLHLVVGRVEKKLLRSLHTTIDDAMDAAGLPLLGVVPEDRNVPYALNTGIPLRECSNYAARAYENIARRIMGQRIPLMRI
- a CDS encoding methylglyoxal synthase codes for the protein MNIALIAHDNKKELMAQFCTAYCGILAQHTLCATATTGQIISDATGLTIHRFLSFSHGGGQQIAARIAYNEIDLVLCFDDPRNKAPNEDIANIYRLCDQNNIPYASNLASAEMLVLGLARGDLDWRNIVNPKTKPFTA